Proteins from a genomic interval of Kribbella aluminosa:
- a CDS encoding DNA polymerase III subunit delta': MSLWDDLVGQEPAVAVLRRAVDGASAVLRGDRGAAVAGMTHAWLITGPPGSGRSNAGRAFAAALQCADNGCGECNQCRTALSGAHPDVSLIRTELLSIRVSEVRELVRRAAMSPTQGRWQVMVVEDADRLTEQAADALLKSIEEPAARTVWVLCAPTVEDVVPTIRSRCRLLVLRTPPVAAVAEMLSAKLGVDADLAWFAARAAQGHIGRARALARDAEVRDRRTRVLEVPFALRDLGACLKSAQQLVDAAKEEAKASAEKVDEKERAALEQALGVGTKGAKPREANAALKELEDQQKARAKRWERDVLDRSLVDLMALYRDVLVVQTRSGAELINAELHRNIEQLAARTTPEQSIRRIDAIAMCREAVEANVAPLIALEAMTISLFEGRGDGFSIPRRVLR; the protein is encoded by the coding sequence ATGAGTCTCTGGGACGACCTGGTCGGGCAGGAGCCCGCGGTCGCCGTACTGCGTCGGGCCGTGGACGGCGCATCCGCCGTACTGCGTGGTGACAGGGGTGCGGCGGTCGCCGGGATGACACACGCCTGGCTGATCACCGGGCCGCCCGGGTCCGGCCGGTCGAACGCGGGTCGCGCATTCGCAGCCGCGCTGCAGTGCGCCGACAACGGCTGCGGCGAGTGCAACCAGTGCCGGACGGCGCTCAGCGGCGCGCACCCGGACGTGTCGTTGATCCGCACCGAGCTGCTGTCGATCCGCGTCAGCGAGGTCCGCGAGCTGGTCCGGCGGGCCGCCATGAGCCCGACGCAGGGCCGCTGGCAGGTGATGGTCGTCGAGGACGCCGACCGGCTGACCGAGCAGGCCGCGGACGCGTTGCTGAAGAGCATCGAGGAGCCCGCGGCGCGGACCGTCTGGGTGCTGTGCGCGCCGACGGTCGAGGACGTCGTACCGACGATCCGTTCGCGTTGCCGGCTGCTGGTGCTGCGGACGCCGCCGGTGGCGGCGGTCGCGGAGATGCTGAGTGCGAAGCTGGGCGTGGACGCGGACCTGGCGTGGTTCGCGGCGCGGGCTGCCCAGGGGCACATCGGGCGGGCGCGGGCGCTGGCCCGGGACGCCGAAGTACGGGACCGGCGGACGCGGGTGCTGGAGGTGCCGTTCGCGCTGCGGGACCTGGGGGCGTGCCTGAAGTCGGCGCAGCAGCTCGTCGACGCGGCCAAGGAGGAGGCCAAGGCCAGCGCGGAGAAGGTCGACGAGAAGGAGCGGGCCGCGCTCGAGCAGGCGCTCGGCGTCGGCACCAAGGGCGCCAAGCCGCGCGAGGCGAACGCTGCCCTGAAGGAGCTCGAGGACCAGCAGAAGGCCCGCGCGAAACGGTGGGAACGCGACGTCCTGGATCGCTCGCTGGTCGACCTGATGGCGCTCTACCGGGACGTCCTGGTGGTGCAGACCCGCTCCGGCGCCGAGCTGATCAACGCCGAGCTGCACCGCAACATCGAGCAGCTCGCGGCCCGGACCACCCCCGAGCAGTCGATCCGCCGGATCGACGCGATCGCGATGTGCCGGGAGGCGGTCGAGGCGAACGTGGCGCCGCTGATCGCGCTGGAGGCGATGACGATCTCGCTGTTCGAGGGCCGCGGCGACGGGTTCAGCATTCCGCGCCGGGTGCTCCGCTGA
- a CDS encoding DUF4190 domain-containing protein, whose protein sequence is MTQPPYGSEPPERPQDRPHDPTRAFPTYGRPEQPGTPPTAPGEQQPGTPPPTGPGRQPTDTPTWAAPGQHSAGTSWAAPGQQPQYGQAPPQFGQPQFGQAQPQFGQPQYGQPPYGQVPYGHGYGPGQYPPAYGQPPAAYGYGYLGGSGGTNSLATASLVTGLGGILIGVSAPVAIGLGIAALVQISRRPQAGKGMAIAGVVIGSLVTLGYVALIGLVIAFGSSGDTSGAPNPGSSSVYVDELAIGDCFDKTSVEDEVVRRDCPVEHDGELVASVTLPAGAYPGDKAIDDDADQACAGPFGTYVGKSRDDSELQLAWWTPDKPTWNSGDRRILCAAYGPGTDKLTGTVKNSHR, encoded by the coding sequence GTGACTCAGCCGCCGTACGGATCGGAGCCGCCGGAACGGCCGCAGGACCGGCCCCACGACCCGACGCGCGCGTTCCCGACGTACGGGCGCCCCGAGCAGCCGGGCACGCCGCCAACGGCACCGGGCGAGCAGCAGCCGGGTACACCCCCGCCGACGGGACCGGGCCGGCAGCCGACAGATACGCCGACCTGGGCGGCGCCCGGCCAGCACTCGGCAGGTACGTCGTGGGCCGCGCCCGGGCAGCAGCCGCAATACGGTCAGGCGCCGCCGCAGTTCGGGCAGCCGCAGTTCGGGCAGGCTCAGCCGCAGTTCGGGCAACCGCAGTACGGGCAGCCGCCTTATGGGCAGGTGCCGTATGGGCACGGGTACGGGCCGGGGCAGTATCCGCCGGCGTACGGGCAGCCGCCCGCGGCGTACGGGTACGGCTATCTGGGCGGGTCGGGCGGGACGAACTCGCTGGCGACCGCGTCGCTGGTGACCGGGCTCGGCGGGATCCTGATCGGGGTGTCCGCGCCGGTGGCGATCGGGCTCGGGATCGCGGCGCTGGTCCAGATCAGCCGGCGCCCGCAGGCCGGCAAGGGGATGGCGATCGCCGGAGTGGTGATCGGTTCGCTGGTGACGCTCGGGTACGTGGCGCTGATCGGCCTGGTGATCGCGTTCGGCTCGTCCGGCGACACCTCGGGTGCTCCGAACCCGGGGTCGTCGAGCGTGTACGTCGACGAGCTGGCGATCGGCGACTGCTTCGACAAGACCAGCGTCGAGGACGAGGTGGTCCGGCGCGACTGCCCGGTCGAGCACGACGGCGAGCTCGTCGCCTCCGTCACGCTCCCCGCCGGCGCGTACCCCGGCGACAAGGCGATCGACGACGACGCCGATCAAGCGTGCGCCGGGCCGTTCGGCACGTACGTCGGCAAGTCCCGCGACGACTCCGAGCTGCAGCTCGCCTGGTGGACACCGGACAAGCCCACCTGGAACTCCGGCGACCGCCGCATCCTGTGCGCCGCCTACGGCCCCGGCACCGACAAACTCACCGGCACCGTCAAAAACAGCCACCGCTAA
- a CDS encoding type II toxin-antitoxin system VapC family toxin, whose product MSPRRIVLDTDVASLSIKNALPPALLRELLGAQVAITFVTLGELSRWAHLRNWGPSKVAGLEAWLTTRPTLPYNESVARRWGEISAYATRRGRPRPQNDSWIAACCLAYDLPLATLNVKDFTDFAEYEGLQIVGHEAR is encoded by the coding sequence GTGAGCCCGCGCAGGATCGTGCTGGACACGGATGTCGCTTCCCTGAGCATCAAGAATGCGCTTCCGCCTGCGCTGCTTCGCGAGTTGCTCGGAGCCCAGGTAGCAATCACGTTCGTCACCCTGGGCGAGCTGAGCCGCTGGGCGCATCTTCGCAACTGGGGCCCCTCCAAGGTCGCCGGGCTCGAGGCATGGCTGACCACTCGTCCGACGTTGCCGTACAACGAGTCCGTGGCCCGGCGATGGGGTGAGATCTCCGCGTACGCCACCAGGCGTGGACGACCACGACCCCAGAACGACAGCTGGATCGCGGCATGCTGCCTGGCCTACGATCTGCCGCTGGCAACGCTCAACGTCAAGGACTTCACGGACTTCGCCGAGTACGAGGGCCTACAAATCGTCGGGCACGAGGCTCGCTAG
- a CDS encoding DUF4190 domain-containing protein yields the protein MNQPSSPIQPVRQPLPSAESWLEGVPNPVRRQDGYAVAALAVSLPGLVPLAVVLAGIALRRIKRLGGQGKRLAYGALLVSLCWVIAIGVAVTLNLVAEHRRGIGRTVSISHVDVGRCFDADLESDALRLVRIADCAGPHTGEAYAKVPAALVGLSGTQAGAEATQQCAGAFVDFVGKPYERSELDMYYVVLENHAVADGNVLCLLGMPGTHLSGTMRGAQR from the coding sequence ATGAACCAGCCCTCCTCCCCGATCCAGCCGGTGCGGCAGCCGCTGCCGTCGGCTGAGTCCTGGCTGGAGGGCGTCCCGAACCCGGTGCGACGCCAGGACGGGTACGCCGTCGCCGCGCTCGCGGTCAGCCTGCCCGGGCTGGTACCGCTCGCGGTGGTCCTGGCCGGGATCGCGCTGCGCCGGATCAAGCGGCTCGGCGGGCAGGGGAAGCGGCTCGCGTACGGCGCGTTGCTGGTCTCCTTGTGCTGGGTGATCGCGATCGGCGTCGCGGTCACGCTCAACCTGGTCGCCGAGCACCGCCGCGGTATCGGCCGTACCGTGTCGATCTCGCACGTGGACGTCGGCCGCTGCTTCGACGCGGACCTGGAGTCCGACGCACTACGGCTGGTGCGGATCGCGGACTGCGCCGGACCGCACACCGGCGAGGCCTATGCGAAGGTACCGGCGGCACTGGTCGGCCTGTCCGGGACGCAGGCCGGCGCCGAGGCGACCCAGCAGTGCGCGGGCGCGTTCGTCGACTTCGTCGGGAAGCCCTACGAGCGGTCCGAGCTCGACATGTACTACGTGGTGCTCGAGAACCACGCCGTTGCTGACGGCAACGTGCTGTGCCTGCTCGGGATGCCGGGAACGCACCTGAGCGGTACGATGCGCGGAGCGCAACGGTAG